The genome window ACCGTTGATACTTTTAGATTCAAGAGATTCTACGTCTTCTTCATTATAGAGCTTAAGAGCCGAAAGATCGTACATTACAATGTTACTCAGAATCCAAACATCCTCTTTTTAAGAAACCAGCTCAGCTACTTTGAAGAGTTATATCCTGATTCATATTTGATCCATGATAATTCCGGGGAGCTGAAATGCTTTCCATATCATGAATATGAAATCGAAGGAGTTGCTACGACTCCCTACTCTCCCAATTTAAATGCATATGCTGAAAGGTTTATCAGATCAGTTCATCAGGAATGCCTGGATTGGTTTATTATCTTCTCTGAGAAGCAATTGAGGAATATCCTGAAATCATACATGGATTATTATAATAAATTTTGCCCCCATCAAGGTATCAATGCTATCCCAGAAGGCAATCCTCCAGAAATATCCGGGAAAATTATAAAAACACCCATACTTTTCGGTCTACATCACCACTATTACAGAGCCAGCTGATCTAATATGGAAAACTTTCATCATTAGTCATGGGAGAGGTGTTTCTTCAGATTGAAGGAAACCTTCAATTAACCGGTTATCAGCAATATATATTCAGAAAATTTGTAAATTCATATTTTAAAAAACTTGAATCACCATGAAGATGGAACATTTTCTACCTGATTTGCTTTTCGCTTATTAAATTGTCACTACGGGCGTCAGTCCACTTTCAATGGCAGACGACCGTTTTACAACAAACAGACTAATCCCTATCCAGAAAGGGTTTAAACCAAAAAAAAGACACTCAAACGAGTGTCTTTTCATGGGCCCACAAGGACTTGAACTTGAGCTGCATCCTTATGCCGTACATATAGTGCTATATCTTACCGCATAATAATGGCTTATGGGGTTCGTTACGCATATAAAGCTACTGGACTCATATAATAAGGGCGTCAATATCGGCGTCATTCTTTTGGTAAGAGTCTGGCACCATGGAATACCCTATAGTTCAAGATAGTTGTCACAGTATTTAATATGGAGGACAACATCAATTGAGTAAGTACAGTACAGGATTTCGAAACAGCATTTTACGGAAAGTTCTGCCCCCTGAGAGTAGGTCTATTGCCCAGGTAAGCCGGGAAGAAGGAATCTCAAATCAAACAATTAGGAATTGGGTTGCCAAGGCTAAAGATGGTACACTGGATGCAGCTGCTGGAGAGTTATCACCAGATCGGAGGAGCATTTCAGAAAAGATGTCCCTTCTCTTAGAGAGCCGATCAATTTCAAAAGATGAGATAGGAAATTGGCTTAGAAAGAATGGTCTCCACAGTGAACATCTATCCCTCTGGGAGCAGGAGCTGCGGCAGTCTATGACAGAAAAAGAAAAGACCATCCAGGAACAAAATCGTCAATTGAAGCTAAAGACTAAAAAGCTTGAGAAAGAGCTTGCTCGTAAAGATAAAGCCCTGGCTGAAATGGCAGCCCTACTAACTCTTAAAAAAAAAGTGGATGCTCTATTGGGGGACGACGAGGACGATTAATTACTCAGGATCTCAGAGATCTAGCAGTTTCATTGTTAGATGAAGCAATATCAGATGGAGCCAGAAGATCAGAAGCCTGTAATGTAATGGATATATCTGTCCGGACATATCATAGATGGAGTGATTCTTCTTGTGGTGACAAAAGAAAAGGAGCAGTGAAAAAGGTTAAAAGAAAGCTTGCAGAGTATGAACGTCAAGAGATTCTCAGGATTGCCTGTGAAGATAGATTTGTGGACTGTAATCCATATCAGATTGTTGTAACTCTTTTGGATGAAGGAGTATATATAGCATCTGTAAGTACTTTCTACAGAGTGCTGAGAGATGCAGACATGATTCACCACAGAAAAAGAAGTTACCCTGCAAGAAAGCAGAATAAACCTCCTGAGTTGGCAGCTACAGGCCCCAATCAGGTTTGGAGTTGGGATATTACTTTTCTCAAAACAGATGTGAATGGAATCTTCCTTTACTGCTATATGATCGTTGATGTCTGGAGTCGTAAAATTGTTGGTTGGGAGATACACGAATCTGAATCATCGGAGCTAGCCGAGCAAATGTTTAGAAGGTTAAAAATCATTCATAAACTGGAAGGAATCAGGCTGCATTCTGATAATGGGAATCCCATGAAAGGTGGTACCATGATTATGACATTGTATGCATTAGGAGTGATCCCATCTTTTTCAAGACCCAGAGTCAGTGATGATAATCCCTATTCTGAATCTTTGTTCAAAACTTTAAAATATACGGCCGGATACCCAAAGTATTTTAAGGATATACATCAAGCTCGTGTATGGATGGCAGATTTTGTGAATTGGTATAACAATGAGCATAAACATTCAGGAATCTCATATATTTCTCCAGCCCAAAGACACTGTGGCGATGGTTCAGAAATAATGGAGAAAAGGAATAAGGTCATAAGAAAAGCAATTAGCAAAACTCCTGAAAGGTGGAGTTCTGATCAAAAGATATGGGAGGATCAGAAACATGTGTATCTGAACCCATCTTTAGAGACTAAGAAGCAACTGATTTCAGCATAAAAAAAGACCCTGTAAATAAAACTGTGTAACTGCCTAATTCTGAATAGCCCAAAAAGGGCAATAGGAGTTAGGATGAATAGTATCATGATAGACAAAGATCGTTTGGATGAGTTAGCCACAGAATTGGCTAAAGGGGTTAAGACCGAGGCAGACTTGGCTGATCCTCTTGGCCAGCTGATGAAGCTGACAATTGAAAAAGCTCTAAATGCTGAAATGGATAATCATCTTGGTTATGAAAAGCATTCTCGGAAAGGGCACAACAAAAAAAATAGCCGTAATGGCTACAATTCAAAGAAAGTAAAAACTGATTCAGGGGAACTTGAAATAGAAACACCTCGGGATAGAGACTCAGAGTTTGAACCTCAAATGGTTAAGAAAGGTCAAAGAAGACTTCTAGGTTTTGATCAGAAGATTCTCACCCTTTACGCCAAAGGCCAGACAACCAGAGATATCGCTGAGACACTTAAAGATTTATATGGTGTAGATGTCTCTCATACCCTTATTTCTCAGGTAACAGATTCTGTTCTTGAAGAAGTGGAACAGTGGCAGAACCGCCCCTTGGACAGCTTATATCCCATCATTTATCTGGATTGCATCGTAGTCAAAGTACATCA of Oceanispirochaeta crateris contains these proteins:
- a CDS encoding integrase core domain-containing protein; amino-acid sequence: MKIDNYLWGCKRIQDELGKRSIDVSRETIRKVIQDYRKSGEIKPNYSWSRFLKAHWQSFYACDFFTVDTFRFKRFYVFFIIELKSRKIVHYNVTQNPNILFLRNQLSYFEELYPDSYLIHDNSGELKCFPYHEYEIEGVATTPYSPNLNAYAERFIRSVHQECLDWFIIFSEKQLRNILKSYMDYYNKFCPHQGINAIPEGNPPEISGKIIKTPILFGLHHHYYRAS
- a CDS encoding transposase, giving the protein MSKYSTGFRNSILRKVLPPESRSIAQVSREEGISNQTIRNWVAKAKDGTLDAAAGELSPDRRSISEKMSLLLESRSISKDEIGNWLRKNGLHSEHLSLWEQELRQSMTEKEKTIQEQNRQLKLKTKKLEKELARKDKALAEMAALLTLKKKVDALLGDDEDD
- a CDS encoding IS3 family transposase, translated to MLDEAISDGARRSEACNVMDISVRTYHRWSDSSCGDKRKGAVKKVKRKLAEYERQEILRIACEDRFVDCNPYQIVVTLLDEGVYIASVSTFYRVLRDADMIHHRKRSYPARKQNKPPELAATGPNQVWSWDITFLKTDVNGIFLYCYMIVDVWSRKIVGWEIHESESSELAEQMFRRLKIIHKLEGIRLHSDNGNPMKGGTMIMTLYALGVIPSFSRPRVSDDNPYSESLFKTLKYTAGYPKYFKDIHQARVWMADFVNWYNNEHKHSGISYISPAQRHCGDGSEIMEKRNKVIRKAISKTPERWSSDQKIWEDQKHVYLNPSLETKKQLISA